The Arthrobacter oryzae DNA window GGGAACAGCTATCTTCCTGGCGCAGCTCCACTCGCCTGCCTGGATGAGGCGCACCACTCTGAGTGGCGCTTCGACGTTCCGAACTGTGAGGTCTTTCAGGGCTCCCTCGGCTCGCGGATCCCGTACCACAGCTCCGCTGAACGTCACTGCCACACCGGTCGCTGACGCCGGCGATGTCAGCAGCGTCCAAGTGACGTGGGAATCCTCCGACCCGCTGGTGAACCGGCGGGCCCTCACCGTCGACGGCATCCCAGGCGGACTGGTGGACGCCAGCGTGCGGACGGCAACAATCACCGACGTGCGCCGGACCGAAGATGTTGAGATCGGAGTGATCGGTTTCACCGAGGGCGGCGGCATGGGAGTGCCGACACGAATGATGCTTCCCGCCAGGAGCGGTTTTGCCTTCAGCGGATTCCTGGCGCCGGTCGATCCAGCACCGGCAGTGAACGTCATAACGGCAGGGCGATCGGTGCCGATGAAGTTCAGCCTTGGCGGAGATTTCGGGCTGAACATCCTTCAGGCAGACTCGCCAACCTCCGTTCCGGTCACCTGTGACACGGGCGCACCCGTTGCGGAGGTTGAGACGACAACAACTGCCGGTTCGAGCAGCCTCTCCTACGATGCTGCAAGCGGGACGTACAGCTACGTCTGGAAAACAGATAAGGCGTGGGCCGACTCCTGCCGGATGTTCGAGCTGCCCCTGACGGACGGGTCAAAGCACACAGCCGTCTTCAAATACCGCGGCTGAAACTAGTGAAGGCGGGCGCCCCGTACCTCTTCGGTGCGGGGCGCCTTTGTGTCTAAATCTCTGCGGGCAAGAGCCTCGCGCCCCAGCCCAGCGGAGTCACGACATGGTTCCGTCAGCGCCAGGATTAGTACTAGAACGAATATGCACGGTTACCAGTAAAGGGAAGCTGCCGGTCCCCTCAGGATGTGCGTTCGTCGATGACCCGGTCGATTTCGTCGTCGTCAGGGCACGGCTGATCATCGATGGGACATGGCCCCGGTCCGAGCTCCCGGCCAAAGACTTCCATGCACATCGAACACAGGATTCTGGGGTCACGGGCGATCGTCATTTCGGGTTCCTCATAGCCGCACAAGGCGCGCCGCCAGTCCAGATCCCGGCAACAGACAAGATGGACCACTTCGTCGGGGTCCTCGCTCCAGTCGTACTTGGCCTTCCATGCCGGAGCGCGGCGCAACTCCATCGCTCCGCCGTCGCCTAATGTCGAAGGCTCCGCGGCACCGCCCTTCGTTTCCGTCATCGCGGCCCCCCCTTCCGTTGACGTCAAGCAGGATTCCCTCCTGCGCTCACCCGATGCTGGCTGCCTCATCCAGCGTGTGCGGTTCAAAGTGCTCCAACAACCCGCGCATGGCTTCATATCCCTGGGTAAAGGTGTCCGAAGCGCGCCATACCTCAACCTGCTCGAGTGATTCCCACGGGCCTGTGCTGATGAACCTGTTGGGAACATCGCGGTCGTGCATCAGGATGGCTTTCGCGCCGGGAAAATCCTCTTGCGTCTTCCTGGCGAGGTCACGCCACGCCTGAACAAAGTCATTCTCCCTGCCGGGCTTCACCAACCAGATTCCGAGCGTGTAAACAGACATCGCGAATGCCTCCATTCAGGTGCGGGGTAGGTATTCCCGATTATCGTCCGGGAGTCCCGCGCCGGGTAGGGCCGGATGGCATGTGGTCCACTCCCCTGCGCCGACCCAGGAGCTGGTCCTTTCAGGCTCCGTCGTAAGCGGCCTGGAGCTCAGCGATCTCGAGTTTCCGCATGCCCAGCATCGTCTGCATGGCCCGCTGCGCACCGTCCGGGTCCGGACCGCCCAGCAACTGCCCCAGGACGGACGGCACAACCTGCCACGACACTCCGAACTTGTCCTTGAGCCAGCCGCATTGGCTCTCGGTGCCGCCTGCCGTCAGTGCCGACCAGTAGCGGTCCACTTCTTCCTGCGACGTGCAGTCGATCACGAAGGAAACGGCCTCGTTGAACGTGAATGCCGGTCCCCCGTTAAGCGCCAGGAACTTCCGGCCCTCGATTTCGAACTCGACAGTCATGGCCTGTCCGGCCGGCCCGGGTCCCCCCTCTGCATAGCGGGCCACGTTG harbors:
- a CDS encoding antibiotic biosynthesis monooxygenase family protein codes for the protein MSVYTLGIWLVKPGRENDFVQAWRDLARKTQEDFPGAKAILMHDRDVPNRFISTGPWESLEQVEVWRASDTFTQGYEAMRGLLEHFEPHTLDEAASIG
- a CDS encoding VOC family protein, whose amino-acid sequence is MTQKITTCLWFDTQAEEAADFYVSVFDGSKILNVARYAEGGPGPAGQAMTVEFEIEGRKFLALNGGPAFTFNEAVSFVIDCTSQEEVDRYWSALTAGGTESQCGWLKDKFGVSWQVVPSVLGQLLGGPDPDGAQRAMQTMLGMRKLEIAELQAAYDGA
- a CDS encoding PxKF domain-containing protein — its product is MTWESSDPLVNRRALTVDGIPGGLVDASVRTATITDVRRTEDVEIGVIGFTEGGGMGVPTRMMLPARSGFAFSGFLAPVDPAPAVNVITAGRSVPMKFSLGGDFGLNILQADSPTSVPVTCDTGAPVAEVETTTTAGSSSLSYDAASGTYSYVWKTDKAWADSCRMFELPLTDGSKHTAVFKYRG